GCATGTCGTCATTGGAGCCAGTGGTGGAACGGGGAGTGCGATCGTGCGAGAACTGGTTGCACAAGGAAAGCGGGTTCGTGGCGTGAATCGCAGCGGTCATGCCAATTTTCCCTTTAATATTGAACTGCTCAAAGCCGACGCAACGAATCAAGCTCAGATGCGTGAAGTCTGCCAGGGAGCAACGGTAGTCTATAACTGCGTCAATCCACCGTTTACTCAATGGAGGGAACTATTTTGGTTGTGTCGCAAAGACTTTAAAGTAACAAACGAATCGGTCTCATTCGTATTGCTTTAAGCCCTCACTCCAAAGAGTTCGCTGATAAACTGTGCTTGAGATACAATATCCCCTTGACTGATTCCTTTCATTTGTCCTTTGCGAATCATCGCCATTGCTCCAATTTCTCGCAACGTTCTCTTTGCTGTGTTAAATGATTGAAATCCCATCATCGGTCTCACAATCCGTTTGATTTTCCGATGGTCT
This sequence is a window from Cyanobacteria bacterium FACHB-DQ100. Protein-coding genes within it:
- a CDS encoding NAD(P)H-binding protein, which encodes MKSNELHVVIGASGGTGSAIVRELVAQGKRVRGVNRSGHANFPFNIELLKADATNQAQMREVCQGATVVYNCVNPPFTQWRELFWLCRKDFKVTNESVSFVLL
- a CDS encoding DDE-type integrase/transposase/recombinase: KNAAYPVAIDELKQDQTLKTETELRQSRYLNNRIEQDHRKIKRIVRPMMGFQSFNTAKRTLREIGAMAMIRKGQMKGISQGDIVSQAQFISELFGVRA